The segment ACTTTGTGTGTTCTAATAGTATATAGCAATGTAAATTATATGTACCAGCATCAGAAAAATGACGTTTCTGTACTAAATTATTACATATCCATGGATCTTGAAACAAACTAACTCATGGGCAAGTCATTCCTAGCCTAGAATAAGAGGGTAAGGGTTGTTCTGTCCTCAGCTGTGTATTTCTCAATCCCTTCGACCATTATGGCTTCCAGCATGTACCCTTACCCACCCTTCCATTTGGGATAACTGCTTAATGCAGAAACTTTCCTTCCTTATAGGTAGTGTAGATACCATATTAAATTATGGATTTCTGTAAGGGCAAGATCAGCTTGCTTAGCTTCACTAGTATTTTGAGAACAAatgaaagatgttttattttgccCATTTAATGGATATCACTTAAGATTAATGAAAAATTCTATAAGCAGCCAGTGATACAGAAAAATTACCAGTTATTTGCTGCTACCTGGATCAttcagtatttgaaaatatttcttgtgtTGTGGAAACATCATAGAAACTAGTTTTCTTATGGGAATGGTATGGGAAGATGGTTTTGATTCATGAAGGAAGTTGGTACTATAACTTTTTTAGTTCAGTGAATTAATGTGGTTAGAAACAAATACTTAAATTGTATTTGGAAACACTTTTACAGAGAATTATGATGCCTATCTTTTAAACCTAACCATAAATAAAATTGGTTTTCCACTCTTCTTTTAATGTAGATACGGTATCTTTGAGAGGCTGTTAAGTCTTTCCTTACAGCCTTCTGCTACACAGTTTTGTGAGATGTTACCTGACCTATGGCTGTTCTTACAAAACCTTCAAGATCttttactttgttctttttgggttttagtGGCCTTATTTGTAAAGTGAGTGCAAGGAATGAGAATGCTTGTCTGACAACAAACCATTTGGCTACACTTGGAAAACTGGAACCTACTGTAGTACCTTTAGTGGTTGCCTTCAGGTACTGGGCAAAGGTAAGTCTCATTTGGATTCCCCCAGCTTTAAGTAAATATTGAATCAACATTGATATTATGCTGGTAAGACTGTAGGTGTGGTTTAGGAAAAGTTGGAAAAAGGATATATATAATCTTTTTTATAACTTGTAAATTTTATAAGTGATACAACTatcatttgtgttttaaaaagttcCACTGAACTTCAGAAGTGGAATTTTGAGCTTCAGCCAGTGTTGTGCAGACCATAACTATCCTGCTCTGTTACCAAACAAGTCAGAGGGATGTATATGAAATGGAATTACCAGTTTCCTGTAAACTTAATCAATCatgaaaaacatgaaaggaaaaagctgctttgttGCTATATGTAGATGAAAACTCTTGCAAATTGAAATAGCTTGCTTCAAAACTTTGTGTGCCTGCAATTAAAATAGGATTTGAGAAAAAGATTGAAaaactttttacttttattatagCTATGTAAAATGAGTTGTCATTCTTTGCAAATGTGCTGTATGCTCTCTGCATCCTATGGTTCTTACACTGAAAATGCTATGGTAGTAACATCAGTCCAATAAATACACAAGCCTTCACAAAAAAGTCCATCTCATAAGAACTTAAAGATGTCTGAGTTTCTGTACTTAATGTGACAGACTTCTGAACAGTAAtgaaaagagtatttttcacAGTATCACTTGAAACCTTAATGACTTATTGACCTTAATGacacattatttttacagttgtgCTGTGTTGATCGTCCTGAAGAGGGAGGCTTGTCACCTTATGTGTTTGCTTTAATGGTTATTTTCTTCCTACAACAGAGGAAAGAGCCTTTTCTACCTGTCTATTTGGGATCATGGGTATGTATTAATACACTGAATAGTATGAATGAGAGGACCAATCACTTGTGGTGTGTAACCTGTCAGCTTCTTGCTATTCTGAGCAAGCCATAAGCCAGACATTTCTGCAGGAATTCAGAAAGAAGCAATGCAGCCACACTACACCTAATGTTTGTATGCTTGGCTGTAAGCATGTGACTCACAGTCCTAGTCCTGGAATTAAGTGCTCTGTTGCCCCTTTTGTGAGTAAGGAGAGCTGGGCATTAAGTAAGGCATTTCATAGCAATGTACTTCATcatttcttcagcctttttttcagGGTTATGAGAACTGTGAATTCACATATTACATCCTAAAACAACATCTTGGATTTTAACATCTAATTCTTCAAAATGTAGACCATAGTTGGGGAGCACACTGGTGTGATATCTGCCAGAAGTATCAGACTAGGGGTTTAGCACATGTATTTCTTGGGTGTAGAAGCTGAAATGCATCTTAATATCAGAAACTGTATTACAGGCACAAATCCAGAACCCAGTTCTCTAGGACATCGTTCAGGTGTTATATTCATGatgcctgtttttcttcttagtcACCTATTATATTTAGTGTGCATGTTCCAGTTTCCATAACCAATTACATTGGCCTTGCAGTTAATAATTTCCTTCAGTATGTGACTGACTCATTCCCAAAGCCTCTCCACACTCTGCACTGAATGAGAGAAATGCCCTATACTACTATATGGctgtataattaaaaaatacacatttatgcTTGTGTTATGTGCAAAGACAAGGTTCAATACATATGAACACCCTTCGAGAAGCACTAAACTCCTGAAAGCTTTTTGTAAAGAAGAataggaagaagagagaagcagatTAGGGCATATTCTAGGCCTGGAACAGCTATTTTTGAACTCAGTAGTAATTTGGCCTACTACTATGGTGGGGGTGAGATTTAAAGTTCACATGATGTTTAGctgtatgtttctttttctgtttcctttagaTTGGAGGATTCTCATTAAACAAATTAACTAATTTCCAGCTGAAAGAAGTTGAGAATGATTCTGTGGTTTGGGAGCATAACCCAACTGATGATCCTGATTTGCCACAAGAAACTTACCCTAGAAGGGGCAAGGTCTGAACTATTTAATTTACTTCTGTAGTAGTCTAGCAATCATTGCTGTTCTTGAAAAAAGAATCTTCTTCTACtttagttttgtgtttgttgcAAAACCACGAGCTGAACGGAGAGATTGCATGACCGCTTGATACAAGGTTTACTATGCTTACATCTTGATGCTAAGATGCTAGCAGGAGACATTTCCAACTTTTTTATAAGATCCTGGGTTTAAATCTGTTAGAAGAGAATATAGCTTATAGACTTGAAGCAATTTTATCTCTGAATAAAGCTAAGCATATGAGAAATATTTCCTCTTAGCTTTGAACTGTtcttacaaattattttataacaaATTGGCAAGAAACATACTATTATATGATTGCATATTATTATGACAGTTAACAATACTTACTGGGTTCTGCTAAAAAATAGGCTATATCACCTATTCTGTCCCTTTAGATTAGATGTGATATTTTCTTGGAAATTTATAAACTATGGCACAAAGACTTAATTAAGCAGTTCTTATTAATCATTGTTTCTGTACATTACCATTGCTGCAGtctttcattttgaatttttataatCTGAGTTGATACTATCTCTTCCAACTTCTTAATTGCAGTTTTTATTGCAATTGCGAGACTATAGAAGCAACTATATATTTTGTAATATTACACTACAGGTGAAATATGAGGAAGTGCAACAGCTAAACACCTGTGCATTAAATACTATTTCATCCTTTCTTCTGCAATTGACAGGTTCCCTTAGTGTTTGGTTCAGGACAGCAGTGTTCAGCACCTGCTGGTCAGCTATGGCTAGAACTACTTCGTTTCTATGCCTTGGAGTTCAATATGGCTGATTTGGTTATTAGCATACGACTCAAAGAAACAGTGTCTCGTGAATTGAAGGACTGGCCTAAAAAGCGCATTGCTGTAGAAGGTATATATATCAGCAAACTTCAAAGAACTCTTACTTCAGTTTTCTAGGGTACTGTCTTGGCTATTGGCATTGGGTGTAATAACTACTATGGAATTTTTCAATATTGGACTTGATTCCAAATAATATAGTAgaatatgttttgaaaaaaaatatcaatttaaGTAATATTTCTCTTGGGTATTTTTTTAGTGTTatcaaaagcaattaaatggatttaaaaatagtCTTCAGTGCAATTAATAGATATTATGTCCCTACACAATGTTTTAGAGTAACTAACAGTAGTATATTCAAATTTTGTAAGAATgttaagtgtattttttttaaaaaaagttaactgctgcactgctggctcacTTCTTCTTTCTACTAGACCCATATTCAGTCAAAAGGAATGTGGCAAGAACTCTGAACAGCCAGCTAGTGTATGAGTATATTCTTCACTGCCTGAGAGCAACTTACAAGTACTTTGCCTTGCCTCacaaaaaaagtgcaaaattgAGCAAGAAGTCCCCTCCAAATGCCAGTGAGGAGAAATCCCAGATGCTAGACCatggaaaaaatgctgtaaagcaTGAAAATTCTGAGTTGCAGAACTTGGATGGTAGAACAAACACAGCAGTAGTGGAAGACTGCATAACAGAGACCACAAGTATGACCCAGGTACATACAGCTGGTCCTTCAAAACTATGTGATGGCTCAGAAAGTCTCACAGAAGAAGAACTGGCTGTTGATATAAGTCATTTGGGAATTGCCCATGAAGATTCAGACTGTATAATTGAGGAATTTATTTCTGGAGATAATGAGGATTTTAAACCAATTTGTGAAGAGTCAGAGAGTGGaaatgaagaggaggaagaggaggaagatgacCATGAACACCAAAAAAGATGGACTAGTATCTTGGCTAGTGAGCATGGAATAGGTGAAGACAGTGATAGTGGAGATCTCCCTGTCACAGTGAGTGAGCATGACATAGAGACATGTAGCACTTCAGATTTAGAAGGTTTTCAAAATTCTGCACTTACAGAGAGTGATGAGTTTGGCTTAGAGTGCAGTGGTATAATGGATGACAAGATTGACATTGATGAGGAGAGCACTGAAGGTACTGATGAACTGGATGAATCCCCAGAGAAATTCCAACGTTCAGCACAGACACAAATATCCCAGATGATTAACTGGgataaaaaggaggaagaggaaggagaaccAAGTCATCTAAACCAGAGAGAATGTGGTATTATGATAAGAGCTAGAGATGAACTGGGTGACACATACACTGGATCTGGAGACGATGATGCACTGTCAGAGGAGGAAGATTTTTCCATCCTAAATAAATATGagaacaaacatttcaaaaaaaatgtGGACGGACCTCTGAGGATCCATTTGAGTCAAGAAGATCTTACTGAGAAGGGAAGCCTTTTTGAAGAGAACACAGTGATAGAACAGTGCTTAGAATCTGAACTTTTTTATGAATTCAGTAAATCAGCTTTTACAAAGGGCAAGGTAAGCAAGCTGTATCAGAACATAATCATACTGCTTTCATTCTGTTATCAGTTCTATGAAAGTGTTGCTCAAACTCATTTAAGTATTATAGTTTTTAAAACCAGTCTTGCTTTGTGTCCATTCAGTCTCCTACAGTTGTATGTACCTTGTGCAAACGGGAAGGTCATTTAAAGAGGGATTGTCCAGAAGACCTGAAAAAAATTGAGCTTGACCCACTGCCAGCACTGACACCCAAATTTTCAGTTATTCTAGATCAAGTTTGTGTCCAATGTTACcgtaagttgttttttttttctttgactatTTTGCGGTAGAAAAAGAATTGcaaaaaatagttaaataaaCACAGGCTTATGGTGTTAAAAAGGGGGGTGGTTTATTTGGTACACTGCATCCAACTCTTAGATACAATTCCAAGATTTATATGGGCTTTAATAGGACTGAGTAGCTTGTACCTAGAGAAGTACAAAATGCTTAGGCTTATCTTCCACATAGTGTCTGTCTGATTACTTATTTAGGCATCTTAATATACTTTCTAAGAGTTTAATTTTGGGTGGGCTTTTTGACTGATTTTCATATTTCTACCTACTTTGAATTTTGTTACTGTTCCTTACCTTGTAAACAAAGACTTCAGGGCTCTAGAAAAAATGGCGTCAAAATACTGTTTGGTAACACTTCTCCACTTTTGCTCTTTTCAGAGTGaccctcctttctttctcacCATTTCTGACCAGACAAAATGCATTATTTGTctaattaatgtttttctttgaacagGTATTTCTCTTCTACTTCCTCCTTGCTCTCTTGCCTTCACATGTGAatcttctcttgctttttatcttctctccctgccccccaccccacccccctgctgTAAACCCCTCACTTTCCTAATTTGAATCTTTGCTGTTGACTCTTTCTGCAGATCAGTTTGCCTAATTTTTTATGTcgtctggtttttttttaagatgatttTGCTACAAATATTGTAGAAGACGAGGCTCGGGAATTTATAAGGCAAAACTTGGAAAACTTCATTAGACAGTATTTCCCAGGTAACTAGGCAGTTCTGGCTTTACATTTATACTTTGGTGTGCTCATACTTGAGTATTGTCCAAGAAAATTTATCATACCAGCATAATAAACACTTGAGTTTTGAACATTTAGCATATATTGTTGCTCAGCATTGCTATACTTcattaattaatttctattttaagtcTTTTAAGGCTTTGGTGTAAGTCTTTTTTTACTTATTCATATATACAGCACAGTAGGAAGGAACAGTGGCAAGTTAAGGAGAAAACAATCAAAGTAGTAGTGGAATGggtttttaattgttattttagCCTTATTCATTAGCcatactttttgttgttgtaaatGCTCTTACAAACAACAAATTTTGCTTAGTCATTCTTACTGAAACTTAATGggtttggaatattttaaaatacaggcatAACATCTCATGTCTCTGCAGAACCTAGctatttgaatgtttttttcctgtttctggaGTTCTTAGCTGTAACACCTGGACTTCAGTGCATAGGCTTTTGAAATTAGCAAAAGAGTTGTTGGGGCAGATATCCCTTATACTGAAAATCTCTGTAGagagcagtctttttttttttttttaaatcagatttcaGCTCAGACCTGCATGCTGATGATTTATTTACTGGAAAACCCAAGTTGTATATGGATCTGTCAAACTGCTCATTTGAACCAATACAAATAGAGATTCTTTCCTTGTCAGAAAAGTTGATAAGAAAGTAAGTTTAGATGTACCATAGAAAGATAGTAATGTTTTCAAGCCTGTATTAAAAGACATGCAGTAGTTTGAAGCTACATACAATTTGAGATTCTGTGATAGTGTTATAACCCATCACATCTTTTACAGGAACCAAGCTGAATTTGTTTGGGTCTTCAAAAAATGGTTTTGGCTTCAAACAAAGTGACCTTGATATCTGTATGACGATAGATAGGCTGGAAACTGCTGAGGTAgattgaaaagatttttttttttttaaataaattaaaaatgttatggTTACATTGTGTATATAGTGTAACATCtattattttataaacacaAATAGGTGCCACAAAGGCAGATTATTTTAGGGGGTTTTGCTGTTTTAGGCATGAGTTTAAGAACTGCTCTCAGTAGCCATTTTTGTTCTGAGTTTTGCACTGCCATTACTTCTAGCATTGGCTGTGCAGATAAATAGCATGCTTTGTAGCATAAACAACTAGGAATGGGGGACAGTGGAAAAGGACACCAATCTCCTTTCATGCCTAGTATAAACTTTCTAAAAGCCTATGTTAAGATACTACCTAGTGTTGATTTTACAAGTGCTATGTGAATACCagaaattgtttcaaaataattctgtgtaaTATGAAAACCGATTATACAGCTTTAAGCTTAATGGCAAGTCATAAAAGGTTTGCCTAAAACACTTAAGAGTAGATACAactttcaactttttttttaatgtcttagGGACTTGACTGCATCAGAATCATTGAAGATTTAGCAAAAATTCTCAAGAAGCAGTCAGGTAACTctcttgaaaattaaaagaagccGTTCTGTTTATGTGACTTCACTTGCTGTAGTGAGAATGATCTAGGGCACTGTAGATGAAAATCATTAAGATTAAACTGTACTGAAGAGCTTAATGCAAGAGTGATTTATATGTTGTGAACatgtggatttatttttctttgcatatgtGGGTTTATGAGGTTATAATATTACAGGATCACATCTGAATTGGACAGATAGAATATTTATAACCTACATGCATAAGAACAAATCTTAAGTTAAACATTGACGCTTCAAGTTAGTAGTTATGCTGTTTTTCTATGTTCAGTGCCCAATAAATTCATATAAAAGATAGACTGATTCAAATTTGCAATGgaaaattacaattttataGTGCTTGTTTTGGTGTCTCACATGAATTTAATATAATTGGAGTGAACTATCAAAGACCTCTTAAGCTTATTTCCTGTAACATTTAGACTGATCTTTGTTTTATTGGGGGGGCTAAATGTATGTTTGTATATATTATGTTTAGCAGATTCAACATGTTTGATAAATGCCTAAAATCAATAATGAAGTACAATTTTGGTATCAactaagattttattttgtagcCTTTTTACTACAGTCTGGGTTTATCTGTAGGGCATTTGATAGTCACGACTGTTTGCAGTCATTCAGTAATCAAACATTTCATCCTAGGTTTAAGAAATATCTTGCCTATAACAACTGCTAAAGTCCCAATTGTCAAATTTTTCCATGTCAGAAGTGGTCTTGAAGTAGACATCAGTTTATATAATACTCTGGTAAGGttatctcctttttttatttttttgttaacagAGAAATGTGGGTCTGCTTCTTGAGATTGAAGTGATTGTTTTGTTGAGGTTCAATAATCAATTGTTTccaattaccttttttttaatttgactaTGAGTGGAGTCAGTTGCACAATTGTGACTTTAGAGTTGTCACTTCCCTAAGAATATATATTGTTCCTCAGTAATAGTAAGAAATAGTGGTTTAGGTGTTTTAAGTCT is part of the Falco biarmicus isolate bFalBia1 chromosome Z, bFalBia1.pri, whole genome shotgun sequence genome and harbors:
- the TUT7 gene encoding terminal uridylyltransferase 7 isoform X4 encodes the protein MGEAAKPCFAKQGKEQEIPHQEELKGSPLQKVYQVMDEYGNGRSNKKDTSLQKKKGTPVYCGNSTRRGLHSFLNSPYSLKNMTCSQGSKSNDTQRDQMKKWVSDDHHGTSDSWREYKSVAWFPVHSRTRKDSLHEVEGAGNRNVRRQVQEDLMSEDVPDTQKGNSEMKFRKPRRLRRTRKDVCDQDEVDGPVIDESVLSAKELLGLQQAEERLKRDSIYRLKKQPRSYPSAKYTCKLCDVLIESVAFAHKHIKEKRHKKSLKEKQEEQLLTALPPATPSQIQAIGVAIENVVQEFGLNKEDLEERLSIKTVMENLLHQKLPECSLRLYGSSYSRFGFKTSDINIDIQFPANMTQPDVLLLVQESLQNSESFTEVDADFHARIPVVVCREKQSGLICKVSARNENACLTTNHLATLGKLEPTVVPLVVAFRYWAKLCCVDRPEEGGLSPYVFALMVIFFLQQRKEPFLPVYLGSWIGGFSLNKLTNFQLKEVENDSVVWEHNPTDDPDLPQETYPRRGKVPLVFGSGQQCSAPAGQLWLELLRFYALEFNMADLVISIRLKETVSRELKDWPKKRIAVEDPYSVKRNVARTLNSQLVYEYILHCLRATYKYFALPHKKSAKLSKKSPPNASEEKSQMLDHGKNAVKHENSELQNLDGRTNTAVVEDCITETTSMTQVHTAGPSKLCDGSESLTEEELAVDISHLGIAHEDSDCIIEEFISGDNEDFKPICEESESGNEEEEEEEDDHEHQKRWTSILASEHGIGEDSDSGDLPVTVSEHDIETCSTSDLEGFQNSALTESDEFGLECSGIMDDKIDIDEESTEGTDELDESPEKFQRSAQTQISQMINWDKKEEEEGEPSHLNQRECGIMIRARDELGDTYTGSGDDDALSEEEDFSILNKYENKHFKKNVDGPLRIHLSQEDLTEKGSLFEENTVIEQCLESELFYEFSKSAFTKGKSPTVVCTLCKREGHLKRDCPEDLKKIELDPLPALTPKFSVILDQVCVQCYHDFATNIVEDEAREFIRQNLENFIRQYFPGTKLNLFGSSKNGFGFKQSDLDICMTIDRLETAEGLDCIRIIEDLAKILKKQSGLRNILPITTAKVPIVKFFHVRSGLEVDISLYNTLALHNTRLLSSYAAIDPRVKYLCYTMKVFTKICDIGDASRGSLSSYAYTLMVLYFLQQRNPPVIPVLQEIYKEPKKPEILVDGWNVYFFDKIEELSSVWPDCGKNTESVGQLWLGLLRFYTEEFDFKEHVICIRRKNLLTTFKKQWTSKYIVIEDPFDLNHNLGAGLSRKMTNFIMKAFINGRRVFGTPVKIFPKEYPSKMEYFFDPEVLTEGELAPNDRCCRSCGKIGHFMKDCPMRRNIFLLLQTKTES
- the TUT7 gene encoding terminal uridylyltransferase 7 isoform X3 is translated as MKFRKPRRLRRTRKDVCDQDEVDGPVIDESVLSAKELLGLQQAEERLKRDSIYRLKKQPRSYPSAKYTCKLCDVLIESVAFAHKHIKEKRHKKSLKEKQEEQLLTALPPATPSQIQAIGVAIENVVQEFGLNKEDLEERLSIKTVMENLLHQKLPECSLRLYGSSYSRFGFKTSDINIDIQFPANMTQPDVLLLVQESLQNSESFTEVDADFHARIPVVVCREKQSGLICKVSARNENACLTTNHLATLGKLEPTVVPLVVAFRYWAKLCCVDRPEEGGLSPYVFALMVIFFLQQRKEPFLPVYLGSWIGGFSLNKLTNFQLKEVENDSVVWEHNPTDDPDLPQETYPRRGKVPLVFGSGQQCSAPAGQLWLELLRFYALEFNMADLVISIRLKETVSRELKDWPKKRIAVEDPYSVKRNVARTLNSQLVYEYILHCLRATYKYFALPHKKSAKLSKKSPPNASEEKSQMLDHGKNAVKHENSELQNLDGRTNTAVVEDCITETTSMTQVHTAGPSKLCDGSESLTEEELAVDISHLGIAHEDSDCIIEEFISGDNEDFKPICEESESGNEEEEEEEDDHEHQKRWTSILASEHGIGEDSDSGDLPVTVSEHDIETCSTSDLEGFQNSALTESDEFGLECSGIMDDKIDIDEESTEGTDELDESPEKFQRSAQTQISQMINWDKKEEEEGEPSHLNQRECGIMIRARDELGDTYTGSGDDDALSEEEDFSILNKYENKHFKKNVDGPLRIHLSQEDLTEKGSLFEENTVIEQCLESELFYEFSKSAFTKGKSPTVVCTLCKREGHLKRDCPEDLKKIELDPLPALTPKFSVILDQVCVQCYHDFATNIVEDEAREFIRQNLENFIRQYFPGTKLNLFGSSKNGFGFKQSDLDICMTIDRLETAEGLDCIRIIEDLAKILKKQSGLRNILPITTAKVPIVKFFHVRSGLEVDISLYNTLALHNTRLLSSYAAIDPRVKYLCYTMKVFTKICDIGDASRGSLSSYAYTLMVLYFLQQRNPPVIPVLQEIYKEPKKPEILVDGWNVYFFDKIEELSSVWPDCGKNTESVGQLWLGLLRFYTEEFDFKEHVICIRRKNLLTTFKKQWTSKYIVIEDPFDLNHNLGAGLSRKMTNFIMKAFINGRRVFGTPVKIFPKEYPSKMEYFFDPEVLTEGELAPNDRCCRSCGKIGHFMKDCPMRRKLRQNHDYEDSKNQRYTENKEKRSKEDKETQNKTTEKESSIKEGKLHLCTPQKKKLARVIAETGREKTPRHSAEKWKHLEDRDLKEKRCFICGREGHIKKECPQYKGATGGSKPEVLCGSPSLPSAAKHAVRLNQGVILHEEKNKQKGKVFLSPQSVLGSLSNKYMTQGKASQKRTQQES